The nucleotide sequence AGGATGAACCCATGCTCGTAGCGTTCAGCGTCTCCCCGTCCGGCGGCCCGGCCGCGGGCTCGGAGCCCGACTCCGTGCACACGGCGGTCGCGGCGGCCGTCAAGGTCGTGCGCGACTCCGGGCTCCCGAACCGCACCACGTCGATGTTCACCGAGATCGAGGGGGAGTGGGACGACGTCATGGCCGTCGTCAAGGCCGCGACCGAGGCCGTCGCGCCCTTCGGCCGCCGGGTGTCGCTCGTGCTCAAGGCCGACATCCGCCCCGGGCACACGGGCGAGATCGACGGCAAGGTGGCGCGGCTCGAGCAGGCTCTCGACGGGGAGAGCGGCGAGGGCTGATCGGGCTTCCCGATCCTGCGACCCGATTTGTTGCCCTCGGCGGCAAAACGGTGCCTCGCTTGTCGTGACAAGGGCCCGGCGGCCCTAGCATGGGAGGACGGGCACGCGCCCGACGGACTCGATGGCGAGCCGACCCGCTCCCCACCGCACCCGTCTCGAAGGCCCGCCCGTGTCATCGCTCGCACCCGCCCCTCTCTCCGCCACGCGCCGCCGGCTCGCGCTG is from Frondihabitans australicus and encodes:
- a CDS encoding thiamine-binding protein; its protein translation is MLVAFSVSPSGGPAAGSEPDSVHTAVAAAVKVVRDSGLPNRTTSMFTEIEGEWDDVMAVVKAATEAVAPFGRRVSLVLKADIRPGHTGEIDGKVARLEQALDGESGEG